In Chanodichthys erythropterus isolate Z2021 chromosome 11, ASM2448905v1, whole genome shotgun sequence, a single window of DNA contains:
- the rnaseka gene encoding ribonuclease kappa-A produces the protein MASLLFCGPKLAACGLVLSMWGVIMLAMLGIFFSTHSAVLIEDVPFTDEDISNDQTALQNIHKLYNQVGYNCFIAAVIYVGIGCLSFCQVRLNKRKEYLVH, from the exons atggcTTCTTTGCTTTTCTGCGGTCCTAAACTGGCAGCATGTGGACTGGTTCTGAGTATGTGGGGTGTCATTATGCTG GCAATGctggggatttttttttccacacattCAGCTGTGCTCATAGAGGATGTGCCTTTCACAGATGAAGACATAAGCAACGA TCAAACGGCACTGCAAAACATCCACAAACTGTACAACCAAGTTGGATACAACTGCTTCATTGCAGCAGTAATCTACGTTGGCATAGGATGTCTATCATTTTGTCAGGTTCGCCTGAACAAGCGCAAGGAATATCTGGTGCATTAG
- the si:dkey-6n21.12 gene encoding schwannomin-interacting protein 1 isoform X1, translated as MSFDLLDGSTEFANTFHQKRVLGMDGEKEKERERGNEKESDETEEDAEGAALLWQEGYPEDDLGLPIMHWEDLSLRIAELEKQQEERRQREKDLDRLTVDWPEIRGLSSHRETYEDMEDDCNSRLTSLTSRLQSQMNLQLCFINNSESEEEEEEIEAKKEVAKQSSKGGSIQRLEKERGSSSASTKKTKSRGFKNDVRAALSLLRHKLRLEQKQTIPPSEAVRERKRYERNELKNFSLKELKALRTSLSKDIHDLSSELVGRLLTRDQLRTEQDAMLLEVQDMTSL; from the exons ATGAGTTTTGACTTGTTGGACGGCAGTACAGAATTTGCAAACACATTCCACCAAAAAA GGGTCTTGGGAATGGatggagaaaaagaaaaagagcgCGAGAGGGGAAATGAAAAAGAGAGCGATGAGACAGAGGAGGATGCAGAAGGGGCAGCTTTATTATGGCAAGAGGGATATCCTGAAGATGACCTGGGCTTACCCATCATGCACTGGGAAGATCTGAGCCTTCGTATTGCTGAACTTGAGAAGCAACAAGAAGAGCGGAGACAGAGGGAAAAG GACTTGGACAGGCTGACAGTAGATTGGCCAGAAATCAGAGGGCTGAGCAGTCACAGAGAAACCTATGAGGACATGGAGGACGATTGCAACAGTCGTCTGACTTCTCTGACATCAAG GCTCCAGAGCCAGATGAATCTACAGCTGTGCTTCATCAATAACAGTGAAAGtgaggaggaagaagaggaaATAGAGGCAAAGAAAGAG GTGGCAAAACAGTCCAGTAAGGGTGGCAGCATTCAGAGGTTAGAGAAGGAGCGTGGTTCAAGCTCTGCATCGACTAAGAAAACCAAATCAAGAGGTTTCAAGAATGATGTTAGAGCTGCGCTGAGTTTACTCAGACACAAATTGAGATTGGAGCAAAAACAG ACTATACCTCCCAGTGAGGCTGTCAGAGAAAGGAAGCGCTATGAGCGAAATGAATTGAAGAATTTCAGCTTGAAGGAGTTAAAAGCATTGAGGACCTCACTAAGCAAAGACATTCATG aCCTCAGTTCAGAGCTGGTGGGTCGACTTCTCACAAGGGACCAGCTGAGAACAGAGCAGGACGCGATGCTGCTGGAGGTACAAGATATGACATCACTCTGA
- the si:dkey-6n21.12 gene encoding schwannomin-interacting protein 1 isoform X2, with the protein MSFDLLDGSTEFANTFHQKRVLGMDGEKEKERERGNEKESDETEEDAEGAALLWQEGYPEDDLGLPIMHWEDLSLRIAELEKQQEERRQREKDLDRLTVDWPEIRGLSSHRETYEDMEDDCNSRLTSLTSRLQSQMNLQLCFINNSESEEEEEEIEAKKEVAKQSSKGGSIQRLEKERGSSSASTKKTKSRGFKNDVRAALSLLRHKLRLEQKQTIPPSEAVRERKRYERNELKNFSLKELKALRTSLSKDIHDLSSELVGRLLTRDQLRTEQDAMLLEDCP; encoded by the exons ATGAGTTTTGACTTGTTGGACGGCAGTACAGAATTTGCAAACACATTCCACCAAAAAA GGGTCTTGGGAATGGatggagaaaaagaaaaagagcgCGAGAGGGGAAATGAAAAAGAGAGCGATGAGACAGAGGAGGATGCAGAAGGGGCAGCTTTATTATGGCAAGAGGGATATCCTGAAGATGACCTGGGCTTACCCATCATGCACTGGGAAGATCTGAGCCTTCGTATTGCTGAACTTGAGAAGCAACAAGAAGAGCGGAGACAGAGGGAAAAG GACTTGGACAGGCTGACAGTAGATTGGCCAGAAATCAGAGGGCTGAGCAGTCACAGAGAAACCTATGAGGACATGGAGGACGATTGCAACAGTCGTCTGACTTCTCTGACATCAAG GCTCCAGAGCCAGATGAATCTACAGCTGTGCTTCATCAATAACAGTGAAAGtgaggaggaagaagaggaaATAGAGGCAAAGAAAGAG GTGGCAAAACAGTCCAGTAAGGGTGGCAGCATTCAGAGGTTAGAGAAGGAGCGTGGTTCAAGCTCTGCATCGACTAAGAAAACCAAATCAAGAGGTTTCAAGAATGATGTTAGAGCTGCGCTGAGTTTACTCAGACACAAATTGAGATTGGAGCAAAAACAG ACTATACCTCCCAGTGAGGCTGTCAGAGAAAGGAAGCGCTATGAGCGAAATGAATTGAAGAATTTCAGCTTGAAGGAGTTAAAAGCATTGAGGACCTCACTAAGCAAAGACATTCATG aCCTCAGTTCAGAGCTGGTGGGTCGACTTCTCACAAGGGACCAGCTGAGAACAGAGCAGGACGCGATGCTGCTGGAG GACTGTCCATAA
- the si:dkey-6n21.12 gene encoding schwannomin-interacting protein 1 isoform X3, translating into MDGEKEKERERGNEKESDETEEDAEGAALLWQEGYPEDDLGLPIMHWEDLSLRIAELEKQQEERRQREKDLDRLTVDWPEIRGLSSHRETYEDMEDDCNSRLTSLTSRLQSQMNLQLCFINNSESEEEEEEIEAKKEVAKQSSKGGSIQRLEKERGSSSASTKKTKSRGFKNDVRAALSLLRHKLRLEQKQTIPPSEAVRERKRYERNELKNFSLKELKALRTSLSKDIHDLSSELVGRLLTRDQLRTEQDAMLLEVQDMTSL; encoded by the exons ATGGatggagaaaaagaaaaagagcgCGAGAGGGGAAATGAAAAAGAGAGCGATGAGACAGAGGAGGATGCAGAAGGGGCAGCTTTATTATGGCAAGAGGGATATCCTGAAGATGACCTGGGCTTACCCATCATGCACTGGGAAGATCTGAGCCTTCGTATTGCTGAACTTGAGAAGCAACAAGAAGAGCGGAGACAGAGGGAAAAG GACTTGGACAGGCTGACAGTAGATTGGCCAGAAATCAGAGGGCTGAGCAGTCACAGAGAAACCTATGAGGACATGGAGGACGATTGCAACAGTCGTCTGACTTCTCTGACATCAAG GCTCCAGAGCCAGATGAATCTACAGCTGTGCTTCATCAATAACAGTGAAAGtgaggaggaagaagaggaaATAGAGGCAAAGAAAGAG GTGGCAAAACAGTCCAGTAAGGGTGGCAGCATTCAGAGGTTAGAGAAGGAGCGTGGTTCAAGCTCTGCATCGACTAAGAAAACCAAATCAAGAGGTTTCAAGAATGATGTTAGAGCTGCGCTGAGTTTACTCAGACACAAATTGAGATTGGAGCAAAAACAG ACTATACCTCCCAGTGAGGCTGTCAGAGAAAGGAAGCGCTATGAGCGAAATGAATTGAAGAATTTCAGCTTGAAGGAGTTAAAAGCATTGAGGACCTCACTAAGCAAAGACATTCATG aCCTCAGTTCAGAGCTGGTGGGTCGACTTCTCACAAGGGACCAGCTGAGAACAGAGCAGGACGCGATGCTGCTGGAGGTACAAGATATGACATCACTCTGA
- the si:dkey-6n21.13 gene encoding P2Y purinoceptor 3 — protein MTTRVPTVLFETEKGADAQLSSSINSSVTGSCNIDESYKYIFLPICYSFTFVFSITLNFVVLYRSFRRTRRWNASLIYMVNLATTDFMYGLSLPFLVASYVMRDDWVFGDFMCRLVRFLFYFNLYCSIFFLTCISVHRYLGICHPMKTITLETKRAVKGTCVLVWIAVFALTCPIFRFAQTQYLPREGKGTREEVFNNCWDDAIDREFHDYIPYGVTLHFLGFFAPFSIIAWCYSRVVLTIFRSLHSKPPPQRVRSGTGCESVAGIGGEGMSIILGAHSPYVNRRRKSIKTIITITLLFALCFFPFHVTRTIFLLLKVTSRVQCHTMRMVSICYKITRPLASFNAWLNALLYFLTKEKNGPCCQKPEHAQHGLLWPLRMLGKGEEEENEAEETRNHKENGPTAENNAYRGLP, from the coding sequence ATGACGACAAGAGTGCCTACTGTTTTGTTTGAAACAGAGAAGGGGGCAGACGCCCAGCTTTCTTCCTCAATTAATTCTTCAGTTACTGGCTCCTGCAATATTGACGAGTCCTACAAGTACATCTTCCTGCCAATTTGCTACTCCTTTACCTTTGTCTTCAGCATAACCCTTAACTTCGTGGTTCTTTACCGTTCCTTTCGACGCACCAGACGCTGGAATGCATCGCTGATTTACATGGTGAACCTGGCCACGACAGACTTCATGTATGGTTTATCCCTGCCTTTCCTGGTGGCTAGTTACGTCATGCGGGACGACTGGGTGTTCGGAGACTTCATGTGCCGCCTAGTGCGCTTCCTCTTTTACTTCAACCTCTACTGCAGCATCTTCTTTCTCACTTGTATCTCAGTGCACCGCTACCTGGGAATCTGTCACCCCATGAAGACCATCACCTTGGAGACCAAGCGAGCCGTGAAGGGGACTTGCGTTTTGGTGTGGATTGCTGTTTTTGCACTAACATGCCCAATTTTTCGTTTTGCACAGACGCAGTATCTTCCACGTGAAGGTAAGGGCACGAGGGAGGAGGTGTTCAATAATTGCTGGGATGATGCCATTGATAGAGAGTTCCACGATTACATCCCTTACGGTGTCACTCTTCACTTCTTGGGTTTTTTTGCACCATTTAGCATCATTGCCTGGTGCTACTCACGTGTAGTGTTAACTATATTTCGCTCGCTGCACTCTAAACCTCCTCCTCAAAGAGTCAGGAGTGGGACGGGCTGTGAAAGCGTCGCAGGGATAGGCGGAGAGGGCATGTCAATCATCTTGGGGGCTCATTCGCCTTACGTGAACAGGCGTCGCAAGTCCATCAAGACCATAATTACTATCACTCTACTCTTTGCCCTTTGCTTCTTTCCCTTCCATGTCACTCGCACCATTTTCCTGCTCCTGAAAGTGACAAGTAGGGTACAGTGCCACACCATGCGCATGGTTTCCATCTGTTATAAAATCACTCGGCCTCTGGCCTCATTCAACGCCTGGCTGAATGCACTGCTTTACTTCCTTACCAAAGAGAAAAATGGGCCCTGCTGTCAAAAACCTGAACATGCCCAGCACGGTCTGCTATGGCCACTCAGAATGCTGGGAAaaggagaggaagaggagaatgAAGCTGAGGAGACACGGAACCATAAGGAAAATGGGCCAACAGCTGAAAACAATGCATACAGAGGTCTACCTTAA